Proteins encoded in a region of the Thermocaproicibacter melissae genome:
- a CDS encoding sporulation protein YqfD produces MLSLNLTRWLIGYVRFRVHGGSPERFYTACARKGIYLWDIRAGKNMGACVAARKYRALRPLARRAGCRLKIREKHGLPFLLYKTRGHMGLWAGAAAFLIIAFILSLRVWCVEITGDSPYPAAQLEKALAAEGLSPGTWRSSIDPRALAQKIMLKFPEIRWMSVNLQGCRAEVVVQKKVEKPKIADLKSICNIKASETGQIISMKVYAGTPLVKKGDAVVKDQLLVDSVVVDQTGGSTLTHASAEIIAETKHSFTVRVQQKQKKTVLTGNKVYRRNLDIFNARFPLTFQRKPGAGWSVSRSQSRISMFGVLLPLGIYEEEWSEAQIAETMLTKDETRALAKKEVERKTKEILPSGKVISSKINEKWGNDMLEESVLLVCEENIAKESPIFIKDS; encoded by the coding sequence CATCTATCTGTGGGATATCCGCGCAGGCAAGAATATGGGAGCCTGTGTCGCGGCGCGCAAATATCGGGCTTTGCGGCCGCTTGCCCGCAGAGCCGGCTGCCGCCTGAAAATCCGCGAAAAACATGGCCTTCCGTTTTTGCTGTACAAGACACGTGGGCACATGGGCCTTTGGGCTGGGGCGGCAGCGTTTCTCATCATCGCTTTCATTCTTTCCCTGCGGGTGTGGTGTGTGGAGATTACCGGAGATTCTCCCTATCCTGCCGCGCAGCTTGAAAAAGCTCTGGCTGCCGAGGGGCTTTCTCCGGGAACGTGGAGAAGTTCCATTGATCCAAGGGCGCTGGCACAGAAAATTATGCTGAAGTTTCCGGAAATCCGGTGGATGAGCGTTAATCTGCAAGGGTGTAGGGCGGAAGTCGTCGTTCAGAAAAAAGTGGAGAAGCCGAAAATCGCAGACCTAAAAAGCATCTGCAACATCAAGGCTTCCGAAACCGGTCAGATTATTTCCATGAAAGTTTACGCCGGAACCCCGCTTGTAAAAAAGGGAGACGCGGTTGTTAAGGATCAGCTCTTGGTAGATTCCGTCGTAGTCGACCAGACCGGCGGCAGTACGCTGACCCATGCCTCCGCCGAAATCATAGCCGAAACAAAGCATAGCTTTACGGTTCGGGTGCAGCAGAAACAGAAAAAAACGGTGCTTACGGGGAATAAAGTTTACCGTCGAAATCTCGATATATTTAATGCACGGTTTCCACTTACCTTTCAAAGAAAACCGGGGGCTGGGTGGAGCGTGTCGCGGTCACAGTCCAGAATTTCTATGTTCGGCGTGCTGCTCCCGCTCGGCATCTACGAAGAAGAATGGTCGGAAGCTCAGATTGCGGAAACGATGTTGACGAAAGACGAAACACGGGCTCTTGCCAAAAAGGAAGTGGAACGCAAGACGAAAGAAATTCTTCCTTCTGGTAAGGTTATTTCCTCAAAAATCAATGAAAAATGGGGAAATGACATGCTCGAAGAAAGCGTATTATTGGTATGCGAAGAAAATATTGCAAAGGAATCGCCGATATTCATAAAAGATTCATAA